In Amycolatopsis coloradensis, one genomic interval encodes:
- a CDS encoding SDR family oxidoreductase, whose product MKFAIIGGTGLIGSQVVRDLQEAGHEAVPHSPSTGVDLLTGQGLDSALDGADVVVNLTNSPTFDDASPAFFRTSMDNLVAAAKKAGTGHFVILSIVGVDQVPELDYYRAKTLQEDILKESGLPYSIVRATQFMEFVDAVLSWTSDETAVRLPSTPIQPIAAADVAAAVSEVSAGKPLNGTLDVGGPDVYPLDELGRITLSAKGDTRPVTVDETAGMFAAVKGDVLTTKDGARIAETRYLDWLKQAG is encoded by the coding sequence ATGAAATTCGCGATCATCGGCGGGACCGGGCTGATCGGTTCGCAGGTCGTGCGCGACCTGCAGGAGGCGGGGCACGAGGCGGTGCCGCATTCGCCGTCCACCGGGGTCGACCTGCTCACCGGCCAAGGGCTGGACAGCGCGCTCGACGGCGCCGACGTGGTCGTCAACCTCACGAACTCACCGACCTTCGACGACGCCTCCCCCGCCTTCTTCCGGACGTCGATGGACAACCTCGTCGCGGCCGCGAAGAAGGCGGGCACCGGGCACTTCGTGATCCTGTCGATCGTCGGCGTCGACCAGGTGCCCGAGCTCGACTACTACCGCGCGAAGACGCTGCAGGAGGACATTCTCAAGGAGAGCGGCCTCCCCTACTCGATCGTCCGCGCCACCCAGTTCATGGAATTCGTCGACGCGGTCCTGTCCTGGACCTCCGACGAGACCGCGGTACGCCTGCCCAGTACGCCGATCCAGCCGATCGCCGCGGCGGACGTCGCCGCCGCCGTTTCCGAGGTGTCGGCCGGGAAGCCGCTGAACGGCACCCTCGACGTGGGCGGCCCGGACGTCTACCCGCTGGACGAGCTGGGCCGGATCACCTTGTCCGCCAAGGGAGACACGCGTCCGGTGACCGTCGACGAGACGGCGGGCATGTTCGCCGCCGTCAAGGGCGACGTCCTCACCACGAAGGACGGCGCCCGCATCGCCGAGACCCGGTACCTCGACTGGCTCAAGCAGGCGGGCTGA